Proteins encoded together in one Calditrichota bacterium window:
- the rplN gene encoding 50S ribosomal protein L14, translated as MIQEYTVLNVADNTGAKKVRCFRIYGGTGRRSASVGDIIMVSVRTAIPNSNMKKGSKARAVIVRTSKEVRRPDGSYIRFDENAAVLINKDNEPIGTRIFGPVARELRDKQFMKIVSLAPEVL; from the coding sequence ATGATTCAGGAATATACAGTTCTCAATGTCGCCGATAACACCGGCGCAAAGAAAGTCCGCTGTTTCCGTATCTACGGCGGCACGGGCCGTCGCTCGGCTTCGGTCGGCGATATCATCATGGTTTCCGTTCGTACCGCGATCCCGAATTCGAATATGAAGAAGGGCTCGAAGGCGCGCGCCGTAATCGTGCGCACATCGAAGGAAGTGCGCCGTCCCGACGGATCGTACATCCGTTTCGACGAAAACGCCGCGGTGTTGATCAACAAGGATAATGAGCCCATTGGAACGCGTATCTTCGGACCGGTCGCGCGCGAATTGCGCGATAAGCAGTTCATGAAGATCGTTTCGCTGGCGCCTGAGGTGCTCTAA
- the rpsQ gene encoding 30S ribosomal protein S17: MSEVAVLKDNAVSEARGLRKTRVGVVVSNKMQKTIVVKVERRVKHPLFGKYIKLTKKFMAEDSQNECNIGDKVRIMETRPISKRKNWRLVEIIEKKK; the protein is encoded by the coding sequence ATGAGCGAAGTCGCCGTTCTAAAAGACAATGCCGTCAGCGAAGCTCGCGGCCTGCGCAAGACCCGCGTCGGAGTCGTGGTCTCGAACAAAATGCAAAAGACGATCGTCGTCAAAGTCGAGCGCCGCGTCAAACATCCCTTGTTCGGCAAATACATCAAGTTGACCAAAAAGTTCATGGCCGAAGACAGCCAGAACGAATGCAATATCGGGGACAAGGTGCGGATCATGGAAACGCGCCCGATCTCGAAGCGCAAAAACTGGCGTCTGGTCGAAATCATTGAGAAGAAGAAGTAA
- the rpmC gene encoding 50S ribosomal protein L29 has translation MASGNARPQRMTELKELTPNELQNRLVETEDNLEALRFQLDAGQLPNTARVKGVRRDIARLRTVIREHELGLRAAKGNAK, from the coding sequence ATGGCATCAGGAAACGCAAGACCACAAAGAATGACGGAGTTGAAGGAACTCACTCCGAACGAGCTTCAAAACAGACTCGTTGAGACCGAAGATAATCTGGAAGCACTGCGCTTTCAGCTTGATGCCGGTCAGTTGCCCAACACCGCGCGCGTCAAAGGCGTTCGCCGCGATATCGCGCGCCTGCGCACCGTGATTCGCGAACACGAACTCGGTTTGCGTGCAGCGAAAGGGAATGCGAAATGA